Part of the Sulfuricurvum kujiense DSM 16994 genome, CTCTTTCGCATTCTTCAAATATTGGTTATCCAAAGCAATAATAAGCTCTGCATCAAAATTTTTGCGCATATCTTTGACGATTGAATTAAGCCCCTGCATAAATTCGACCGATCCGACATACTCTCCCCCCGAAATAATCGGAGCGATTCCGCGTAATTCCAATCCCGCAACACCGATTTCAATCGCAACCAACGGTTTTTTGGTCTCTTTAACCGCTAAAATAGTTTTACGAAAACTTGTCAGATCGTCACCGTATTTTTCAGGTTTCCATACACGCAAGAAACTGTGTACATCTTTGTCATGCACATGAATTTTTATATTGCCGAATTTTGTATTTTCTTTGTACTCTTTCGAAAGAGACTTAAGACTCTTTAGCGTCGCTTCGCGATCTCCGCTTATCAGGCCGTTTACAACGGCACTGTTTTTAGAAATCCCGATCGCATTGGTAATACCGACACTGTTTTTAGCTTCGATCGCCTCATTGAAAATTGTCGTCATCTCTTTTGACTGACTCGCATAAATATCGTCTCGGATATCCTGGACGGAGATTATGTAATTAATTAATACTACAATAAATCCGACAATAATTGATGCAATCAATGGAACATGTACTTTTTGTGCGATGCTAAGATTATTCATGTTTCTCCTTTTGTTTGTAACGCTCATTGAGGTGTTAATATATTATAGTATTGTAAAACTGTAAAATTAGCGTAAAATAGGAAAATATTAGCGCTCAAAGCGTAATTTAGAAAACTAAGTGGCAATTTTGTGATATTTGAATATATTATAGACTACAGCAGCGATCAGCCGCTGTAGTTTTCGAGGTATTTGGTATCGAAGTTATTATTAATGAAGTCAGGATTTTTCATCATCTTCATATGAAACGGAATCGTTGTTTTGATCCCGGTGATGGTAAATTCACTCAGCGCACGATGCATACGAGCAATCGCATCGTTACGGTCCGTTCCGTACACGATCAATTTTCCGATCATAGAATCATAGGTCGGAGGAACGATATAACCGGCATGCGCATGGGTATCAATTCGGACATTCCGCCCGCCCGGAGCAATCCACTGGGTGATTTTTCCCGGTGACGGCAAAAACTTGATCGGATCTTCGGCTGTTATACGGCACTCAATCGAGTGACCTTTGAGGACGACGCTCTCTTGGCTCGGAAGCGCTTCACCTTCGGCAACGCGGATCATCATTTCGATTAGATCGAGTCCGCTGACCATTTCGGAGACACAGTGTTCTACCTGGAGCCGGGTATTCATCTCCATAAAATAAAACTTTTTGTCCGCATCGAGAAGGTATTCAAACGTCCCTGCCCCTTCGTACTTGATGTACTTCGTTGCACGGACGGCAGAAGCGTGCAGTTCGGCACGAATTTCAGGAGTCAATGCTACTGCGGGAGATTCTTCGATCAATTTTTGGTGACGGCGCTGCATCGAACAGTCACGCTCACCGATATGAAGCACGTTGCCATGGCTGTCCGCAATCACCTGTACTTCGATATGGCGCGGATTTTTAATGAATTTCTCCATATAAATCGTACCGTCGCCGAATGCACCGATCGCTTCCGCTTCCGCCGCCAAAAAAGCATTTTCGATATAGCTCTCGTCTTCGACGACGCGCATACCGCGTCCGCCGCCGCCTGCTGCCGCTTTGAGAATAACCGGATACCCGACTTCTTTTGCGCGTACTTTTGCTTCCGCGATATCCTTGATAGCACCGTCAGACCCGGGGACGACAGGGACACCTGCCGCGATCATGACATCTTTGGCTTTTGATTTGTCCGACATCATCACCATAACTTCAGGTGTCGGTCCGATAAATTTAATCCCGTGGTGGGTACAAATTTCAACAAAATGTTGATTTTCGGACAAAAATCCGTATCCCGGGAATACCGCATCACATCCGCTGATTTCACAGGCTGCAATGATCGCGGGTATATTGAGATAACTCTGGGAACTTGGTGCGGCACCGATACAAATTGCGGCGTCGGCCAGTTTTAAATACGATGCGTCTTTGTCGGCGGTCGAATAAACCGCCACCGCTTCTTTCCCCATCTCTTTAATTGTTCGGATCGCACGAAGGGCAATTTCACCCCGATTCGCGACTAAAATACGTTTGAGTTCCGCCATGGTTAAAGCTTCTCAACCGCAAAAAGTGGCATATCGTATTCAACTGCCTGAGAATCGGAAACCAAAACACTAACAATTTTACAGTCGAATTCGGCCTCAAGTTCATTCATAATTTTCATCGCTTCGAGAATACCGATAACTTGTCCTTTTTTAACGCGGTCGCCCACTTTTACAAACGGAGCCGAATCCGGAGAAGGGGCAGAATAAAACGTCCCTACCATCGGAGAAAGGATCATATCCCCAGTGTGAACTGCTGCTGCAGATTCTGCGGTAACCGCCACTGC contains:
- the accB gene encoding acetyl-CoA carboxylase biotin carboxyl carrier protein; the protein is MDMKQIKALVQEFDASTLSKLKITQDAFSIELEKNIGAVAAPMMAAPVAVAAAPVAVAVTAESAAAVHTGDMILSPMVGTFYSAPSPDSAPFVKVGDRVKKGQVIGILEAMKIMNELEAEFDCKIVSVLVSDSQAVEYDMPLFAVEKL
- a CDS encoding acetyl-CoA carboxylase biotin carboxylase subunit, which translates into the protein MAELKRILVANRGEIALRAIRTIKEMGKEAVAVYSTADKDASYLKLADAAICIGAAPSSQSYLNIPAIIAACEISGCDAVFPGYGFLSENQHFVEICTHHGIKFIGPTPEVMVMMSDKSKAKDVMIAAGVPVVPGSDGAIKDIAEAKVRAKEVGYPVILKAAAGGGGRGMRVVEDESYIENAFLAAEAEAIGAFGDGTIYMEKFIKNPRHIEVQVIADSHGNVLHIGERDCSMQRRHQKLIEESPAVALTPEIRAELHASAVRATKYIKYEGAGTFEYLLDADKKFYFMEMNTRLQVEHCVSEMVSGLDLIEMMIRVAEGEALPSQESVVLKGHSIECRITAEDPIKFLPSPGKITQWIAPGGRNVRIDTHAHAGYIVPPTYDSMIGKLIVYGTDRNDAIARMHRALSEFTITGIKTTIPFHMKMMKNPDFINNNFDTKYLENYSG